The Periplaneta americana isolate PAMFEO1 chromosome 1, P.americana_PAMFEO1_priV1, whole genome shotgun sequence DNA segment gcatgtcattaaagtacaggtgttcagccaatgacaactcagcttacaggtgttcagccaatgacaagtcagctttgtaccgttataaaaccgcaagtatcgattattctcggatatgcaatcgaaagagaattagggaaaagtcacggaggctggaaatccaatactgtcgcagaaggttatgttctgttactataataattattagcgttaattgtaaataatattcaaataaaatcaatttgtcatctcgtttttcaatgtcgaattcaataatcaaagttatatcaagtttaacgggattacgtcaaggtcaatgatattattgttcctcggaaaaaatcaatactttcgcgtctgcgcacatctcacaattcacgacctagaacaagggcacttccgatcttgtcagatgcaaataaaatgtatacatctgaataatttcaagttagaaatatggtcgagcataaaaagtcgtatgaaacttgcctataatggtaattaagacgctcgtatgaatattatgaaactcgcttgcgctcgtttcataaacatccatacttgcgtactatcattataggctcgttgcataatgtactatattagcACTTTGTTCACCAGATGTACTAAAggaattcataaatttcaaactaCAATGTTAATTTAATCTtaatttttacgattttacaGGTTAATTTGTCACTGGGAAACTATTACGTTTGGAGTCCTAGAGTCCCAGCTTGGGCACAAACCTTTGAGGCAGATCTGGGCTTTAGACTCCCCAATAACTCTCGAACTGTTTTCAATCCAGGCGCCAGAATACACAAGAGAACTATGACTGTTAATAACTACTTACACAGAAGGGAGAGACTGGAACTCTATCGCAATATAGAGAGTTTGTTGGACATGTAAGACATTCTTagaatacatgcatacatttttataatattttgtcattaattttagcattcaaatatttcttaatctcaAGCATTTATTActgttaaatatataatttatgcaAAACTTGTTCTTTTTTCCACTCATTTTTgacaatttcttaaattttttcattgtagcaagaatttaattttttgaacGTGATCTCATTATAATACTTTGTACCGCACTCCAACTGTGAATCCATAAAGCAATGCTGGTTCTTTCTTATTTTAGTCTGAAGATTTCGAAAGGTAATGTGATATCTATTCTTACTTagctatattgtatttatattttaattacttaaactTGCTCGTTTTATAAGCAAAAATCACTTATAATTTCATTGACTTCAATCTTAACACAGAACTGAGTTAATAACCtggtacagtgaaacttcccttaacggacacttctcaatagcggactcctctcaatagcggacattttagaattcccctgcaaaataacattggcccttatgataaaattcttccgaatagcggacattctcaataacggacgcggacactgatatgtatctcccaacaacaattaaaacttacaaatAACGGAcaatgtgaaagaaaaaaaagaaaaaaaagacggttgtaaattaaacggaattctaacggaattctttgcaacaatcattatcgtgcatttgaacgttcttgtactttattgaaggtaagcagcacagttgttagttgtgatactgcacgtgagcagtccgtactttcttagtttgtcaagttgagtgttcggaagtacagtcacattagaaatgtcacaaaaacgtaaacgtttgtcactaaaagagaaagtggatattgtaaagtatagtcagaaggagaaattaaattttcgtgagctggccacaaagtttaatttGGGAAAAACtgaggttagtgaaattttgaaaaataaggatgttattttaaaatcatacactgagaatgcaattctagatttctttgtgtaaggtgaagtggtacagtgactgatatttatttcatttacaaaacatttattggtatgttttctctctggatgaatactgtaaacaatctcactgtctactgtactgtactctaaaatatagtgttgaatatgtatgagaaattttaatgtactgtatacatactaacgattttctaaatagcggacacttctcaataacggacatttaattgttccccggcggtgtccgctattgggaagtttcactgtattatacattatgctactaattatttaaaatgtatcaacaatgtttATTGTGTACCCCATTCATTTTATACATCTTTGCTCTACATAATATGTTGACTGTTATAAAAATGCATGTCTTATTCTCAGGTACGGAGTTGATGGCCATAAATGCCTCCTCAGAACACTCTGCGAAGTGAAACAAGATTTGTATCCGGGGAAGTCCTTCGTTGAAGATCTGTTACACACCGTTTTCACGTAAGCATCTCAAAACTTTTGTACCAAATTTCCCAAAGACTTCACTCGTTCAATTGTTCTAATAGTGTTCTGTCATTTGTTTGAACTGATCTTCGCTGTGACACAAACAGCAGCGTTCactgatttttaattttctcctctACACACAATCCTCTTACTCTCCTtcacttctgttttttttttctctgcctTTTCTGAAGTccattttctattatattttcttcCCTTATGCGAGGAGTATAaacacagaagttaaaattttgatatttatttttattagaaattCCAAATATCTTAACAATCCCAACAACGTTCCAATAACAATCACAAATACCATAAACatttcacacaataaattatagGGATTCGTTAAGTCccttgtactttttttttctcttttactttACTAAACACGCTATCAAGAGAAGTTACAATATCTTACCTTACGTTTCCAAATTCCTATTTCAAATTtcagaaaaggctaaacgatttcttaagggcgcagtcaaattgatgTTATAaatgtgatcgagtttaataatttaatttaatttaggtatgactatcattacaattactattattattattattattattattattattattacataataattttattggtgttgtgaagatgaaaagaattgtcattgtattatattaattatgtattatattgtcttgtattgtagtattgtattgctttgtattgtattgtattaattatgttatattcatagcattgtag contains these protein-coding regions:
- the LOC138707996 gene encoding uncharacterized protein; protein product: MNLSITLLLMIQLINICSLESNKYKKSLSRKKRYLNFPTGSILVVNLSLGNYYVWSPRVPAWAQTFEADLGFRLPNNSRTVFNPGARIHKRTMTVNNYLHRRERLELYRNIESLLDMYGVDGHKCLLRTLCEVKQDLYPGKSFVEDLLHTVFTFPRGNGDDFESEGFDEAANEMFCRNLDKLCPFSLLQHMLS